A segment of the Sphingomonas kaistensis genome:
CAGTTCCTGCGGACGCTCTTCTGGGTGGTGCTGGCCGTGTTCCTGGCGATCATCGCCCGCAACAACTGGTCGGACGTCACCATCAACCTGTGGGGCTCGCTCCAGGCCGACGTGAAGCTTCCGTTGCTGGTGCTGATCGCGGCGCTGCTCGGCTTCCTGCCGACCTTCCTGTGGCTCCGCGCGCGGCTGTGGCGGCTCGAGCGGCGGATCGCCATTGCCAATCCGCCGGCACCCCCGGCCGTAACCGCTCCGGGCGCCGATGCGGGACTGGTGCCATGACCAACGCCATCTACGTCGCCATCGACACACCCGACCTCGGCCAGGCGAGAGCCCTTGCAGAAGCGGTGTCGCCCCATGTCGGCGGGCTGAAGCTCGGTCTCGAATTCTTTGCCGCCAATGGACCGGCCGGGGTCGCTGCCCTGTCGAAGACGGGCCTTCCGGTCTTCCTCGATCTCAAGCTACACGACATTCCCAACACCGTCGGCAAGGCAGTGGCGGCGCTCGCCCCCCTCGCCCCCGCGGTGCTGACCGTTCACGCCGCCGGTGGCAGGGAGATGCTCCAGGCAGCCAAGGCCGCCGCCCCGAACGGGTGCAAGGTGGTTGCGGTGACCGTCCTCACCAGCCTTGATTCGGCCGATCTGG
Coding sequences within it:
- the pyrF gene encoding orotidine-5'-phosphate decarboxylase, which produces MTNAIYVAIDTPDLGQARALAEAVSPHVGGLKLGLEFFAANGPAGVAALSKTGLPVFLDLKLHDIPNTVGKAVAALAPLAPAVLTVHAAGGREMLQAAKAAAPNGCKVVAVTVLTSLDSADLADIGVSSTPAEQVARLADLVRSAGCDGIVCSGEEVAAAASRWPKGVFVVPGLRPAGSAVGDQKRVLTPAEALDRGASLLVIGRPITAASNPAEAARAIAASLASSPALTAGA